CTGGAAAAAGTCGAAGATGTTCTGATCGATGGTCTGCATGGCCACCAGGTCGCTGCTTTTGAGCATGTCCTTGCGAAACTTTCGGATCGACAGGCACGGCCCGTCCAGCGCAATCGGCGGGATGATCGCATTGACCCGGCTGCCATCGGGCAAGCGCGCATCGACCATCGGCGACGACTCATCCAGGCGCCGCCCCAGTGGCGCAAGGATGCGTTGCATGACGCGCTCCACATGGTGGGCGTCGATAAACCGCAGGTCACTCTGGTGCAGCAGGCCGTCACGTTCGATAAACACCCGGTGCGGGCCATTGACCAGGATTTCGGTGACGGAGGGATCGCGCAGCAGCACTTCCAGCGGGCCGAAGCCGGTGAGTTCATCGACGATCTCTTCGGCCAGGCGCTCCATCTCGTAGCGCGAGATCGCCAGGTGCATGCGGTTGATGTACTCGGCCACTTTGTCGATGACAAATTGCGCCAACAACTGGCGCGAGCCTTCCAGCAGATTTTTTCCAGACTCTTCGAGGGCATCAATGATGTAGCGATGCAGCACCAGTTTCAGGCCATCGTGGTCGGCATTGCCACCGAGGCCGCGCGCGGGGGCGCCGAAGAGTTTTTCAGTGTTCATTTATCGGCTCCCAGCAGTCGCTCCAGCCAACGGCTGTGCGGTTTCCTGGTGGGGTCTTCGGAGCGTTTGGCCAAGCGCTCGCCCAGGGTTCTCAGCGCTTGCGTCAGGGCTTCGCGCGGCGCCAGCGCAAACAGGGTTTGCCCTTGGTTTTGGGCGTTCAGCCGTATCTCCGGGCTCAGTGGCAACACCGCGATCACTTCCAGTCCGAAGCTTTTGCTCAACGCGTCGGCGTCAGGCGCACAGCTTTTGATGTAGCGATCGATCAGCAGCTTGGCGTGGTCAAGCTTCATGCCCTTTTCCCGCCATTGGGTCAGTACCGCCAGGTTACGCCGACAGTCGAGCACGTTCTGGTCGGTGCACCACAGCAGCTTGTCGCAATGGCTGACGAAGGTGCGCAGGGCTTCACTGTCCGGCTGGCCGACCAGGTTCACCACAATGTGCTGAAAGTGCTGGCGCAGCGCGCTGAGCAGCATGTACAGCTCGGCGGCGCTGGTGCGCTCCAGAGGCTCATCGCTGGGCGCGTAGGCGAGCATGCGCAGGCCGTCTTCGGCAGCGGTGAACGCGCTGTTGATCAACGTAGCGTCGAGCCGCCGCATATGGCGCAAGGCATCGCCGAAATTGAACGAGCTTTCCAGACCCAGCAGCGCCAGGCTGTCGCCGCGTGGCAAGCCCAGATCAAGCAGCAGTGTTTGCTGGCCGCTCTTTTGCACCACCAGGGCCAAGTGGCTGGCCACCAGCGCGCCGTCGGAGTTGCCCTGGGTGCCGTACAGCACCGACAGCCCGCCCAGTTGCGTATTGGTGGCGACCGGGGGCAGGCGCTTGCTCAGGCGGCGGACCAGTCCGGCCACTTCGCTGGAGCGCGAGCCATAGGCGACGAAGTCCCGGGCTCCGGCGCGCATCGCGTTGAGCACCAACTGGTTGTCCATGCCGTCCCCGAGGGCGACGATGGCCAGCATCGGCTTGGCTTCCAGCGCGCCTTCGATCAGCGCGCTCTGGGCCACCAGATGCTCGCGGTCGAGGCCGATGAACACCAGGTTGGCGAAGGTCACGTCCACCAGCGCCAGCAATTCATCCAGGGTCCCGCTGCCGGCGCTGACCACTTGGCCAAGGGGCGCCAGCGCGCCCTGCAACCATTCCAGGTCGGTGGTGTTACGGGTGATTGCCAGGAAAGTCTGGCTCAGATGATCGCTCATCGGGACAACCCGTTGAGGCGGTCGAAATTGCCATTTTCCAGGAAGAACAGGCGGTACCAGTTCGGGTCGTAGTTGCGCATTTTCTCGCCGGGCAACGACGGCAGCTGGGCATTGGCCGCCAGCGGTTGTACCAGGTGCGGCGTGACGATCATCAGCAGCTCCTTGTCCTCGCGGCTGACCGACGAATCGCGAAAGAACGCCCCCAGGATCGGGATGTCGCCCAGGCCTGGGAACTTGCTGATGTTGGTGGTGGTGTTGCTGCTGATCAGGCCGCTGATCACGAAGCTTTCGCCATCGGCCAGGGACACGCTGGTATCGGTGCGGCGAATGGTCAGGGCCGGCACGCGGATATTTTCGAGGACCACGGCGTTGGTGTAATCCAGTTCGCTGACCTCCGGTGCCACCTTCAAGGAAATGCGGTTACGGTCGATCACGGTCGGCGTGAGGGTCAGGCGAATGCCGAATTCCTTGTACTCGATGGAGATGTTATCGCTGCCGCTGCTCGGCACCGGAATCGGTATTTCACCGCCGGCGAGGAAGGTTGCGCTTTGCCCGCTCATGGCAACCAGGCTTGGCCGGGCGAGGGTGTAGGCAAAGCCGCTGCTTTCCAGGGCGTTGATCATGGCCGAGACGC
This region of Pseudomonas sp. MUP55 genomic DNA includes:
- a CDS encoding pilus assembly protein, producing the protein MSDHLSQTFLAITRNTTDLEWLQGALAPLGQVVSAGSGTLDELLALVDVTFANLVFIGLDREHLVAQSALIEGALEAKPMLAIVALGDGMDNQLVLNAMRAGARDFVAYGSRSSEVAGLVRRLSKRLPPVATNTQLGGLSVLYGTQGNSDGALVASHLALVVQKSGQQTLLLDLGLPRGDSLALLGLESSFNFGDALRHMRRLDATLINSAFTAAEDGLRMLAYAPSDEPLERTSAAELYMLLSALRQHFQHIVVNLVGQPDSEALRTFVSHCDKLLWCTDQNVLDCRRNLAVLTQWREKGMKLDHAKLLIDRYIKSCAPDADALSKSFGLEVIAVLPLSPEIRLNAQNQGQTLFALAPREALTQALRTLGERLAKRSEDPTRKPHSRWLERLLGADK
- a CDS encoding type II and III secretion system protein family protein, with amino-acid sequence MNRRFIPVFTLRITCALLLSHLSIGLAMAAASNCASLGQLPAALSVGEGLQQELQSPVAITRLAIGDPKIADVHLNGDRGFLLTGVGPGTTSLMVWTACSATPRQSMVFVKGKANTALTSLSLSPADDPSLPSQVQTDIRFVEVSRTKLKEASTKILGIGNNFFLGSPNLLSPAPSTFKLPVSADSFNIGFGGGRVSAMINALESSGFAYTLARPSLVAMSGQSATFLAGGEIPIPVPSSGSDNISIEYKEFGIRLTLTPTVIDRNRISLKVAPEVSELDYTNAVVLENIRVPALTIRRTDTSVSLADGESFVISGLISSNTTTNISKFPGLGDIPILGAFFRDSSVSREDKELLMIVTPHLVQPLAANAQLPSLPGEKMRNYDPNWYRLFFLENGNFDRLNGLSR